Below is a window of Armatimonadia bacterium DNA.
GCAGTTGGCCAAGACACTGTGTCATACCGGAGAGACCTCCCGAAAGGGCCTTCTGTTGGCGCAGAACCCCATTTCGACGTCTCTCCGGTTTCACTTCCTCAGTAACTCATGAATAATGCGGGCTAGAGCTCGAGGGCCTTGGCCCAGTAGTCGATTCCGCCCAGCCTGACGGGGACATGGAGGAAGGTCACCGTGTCCGAGGCCAGTCCCTCCTCGATCGCCGGGCCAAGCTGCGAGCCGTTCTCGATGTAGATTCCACGAGCGCCGAGTGACTCAGCGACCTTGTCGAAGCGGATCTGTCCCAGGGCGCTTCCGCTGCGGCACTCCTCCGGGAAGCACTCCGCGACAATTCCCCAGGCGCAGTCGCTGGCCACCACGGCGACATAGGGCGTGCCGAAGCGCAGGGCGGTCTCGATGTCGCCGAGGGTGAACCCGGCTGAGCCGTCGCCGCTGAGAAGAAGGAGCGGCTGATCGGGCCGAGCGAGCTTTGCGGAGACGGCCCCCGGAATGCCCCAGCCAACTACACCGCTGGTCCCGCAGGTGTGCCAGAAAGAGGGATGGCGGTCCCACATCATCATGTGCGCCCACCGGCCGATGTTGCCGCCATCGAGCAGGAAGGTGATGTCGCGTTCGAGGAAGGGCTTGATCGTGCGCATGATGCACGGAGCCGGGAGCGGTGCGTCCAGCTCGCAGAGCTTGTCGTCCCAGCGGGTCACGAAGTCCGCGCGTGCCAACTGCAGCTCTCCCAGCCAGTCGGCCCACTGGACATCCGTGCCGGCCATGAGCACCGATAGGGTGCTGACGAAGGACCGCGGATCGGCCGCGATTCGCAGGTCTCCAGGGCCGCGATAGGCCTCCTGAGGCTCCACGTCGACGCGGAGGAAGGTCGCGTTGGGTGAGCAGACGGGCGGGCGACCATAGCCCAGGCGGAAGTCGACCCTCGCACCCAGGGTCAGGACCACATCGGCCTCCGCCAGCAGCGGGAAGGCACCGTTGCACTCCGCGGTGGTTGGTCCAACGTACTGGGGCCAGTACTCGTTGATGCAGCCGCGGTCCCACATGAGCGAGAACACCGGCAGGTCGGTCGCGGCGGCGAAGTCGCGCAGGACGTCACCGGCTCCCGCATAGAAGCAGCCACTTCCGGTCACTACCACCGGCCGCTGCGCTTTGGCCAGGATCTCGGCTGCCTGCAGCACCAGTTCTGCGTCGGCTGCCGACCGTGCTTCGACCCGACCAACAGGTGCACGGTCTGCCGACAGCGGAAGGTCGGGGACCGGCCCGGCCATCACATCACCGGTGATCGTCAGATGCGTCGGCCCTGGGCGGCCGCTCAGCGCCAGGTGGATCGCCTTCTGCACCTCAGAGCCCAGTTGTTCGGGGCGCTCCACCAGACGGGCATACTTGGCGGCCGGAGCTGCCATGGCCACCTGGTCCAGTTCCTGGAAGTGCCCCAGTCCACGGTCGGAGCCCTCGCTGCAGCCACTGAGGAGAAGCAGCGGACGCCCGTCCCACCAGGCGTTCGCGAGACCGGTGAGCGCGTTCGTGTGTCCCGGCCCGGCGCTCACGGCCACAACTCCCAGACGCCCGGTCATCGCTCCCCAGGTGTCGGCCATGTAGGAGGCCGCCTGCTCGTTACGGACATCGACAAGGCGCAGACCGGCCTCATTGCAGGCCAGCAGGAAGGGGTTCAGTCCATTCCCGCACAGCACGAAGACCTGCTCCACACCGTGTCGCTTCAGCATCTGCACAAGCTGCTCGGCACCGTTCATCGTCGTGACTCCTCAGTTCGGGGTCGCCTGCTCTGCAGACCATCGTTCCACGTGCGGGTGCCTTTGGCCTTCCAGTCCGGCGGGTCGGCCACCGAAGCCTGATCGCGTGGAGTGACGGCAAGAGCGAAGGATTCGTGAGGGCGTGAAGGGAAGACTCGCGCATCGCCTCTGGTGTGTCGTGGAGGTCTTGCGTGCGAAGGCGGCTGGACACAACCAAAGAAGGCCGAGGGGCACACCCCTCTATCCCGCAGGATAGCGAAAGGAAGTTAGGTGCACATGAAAGCCGTTCATCTGGCTGGCAAGGGCAAGATTGAGATAGTCGAATTCCCGATGCCGGAGTTGAAGGAAGACCAGGTGCTCGTCAAAGTGACCGCCAGTGGCGTCTGTGGCAGTGAGATGGGCGCGGTACGCAGCGACTCAGGACATCCCATGAACCCCGGGCACGAGGTCACGGGCATCATTGCCGACCCGAACGGTCACCCACAGTGGCAGGAGGGCGACCGGGTCATCATCTTCACCCTTCAGGGCTGCGGGGACTGCGCCTGGTGCCGGTCCGGTAGGGACACCTTCTGCGCACAGCTCAAGAACCCGTCCGCTGCCCATTCCGAGTACTGCTCCTCGCGAGCGCACGCCATGGTGAAGGTTCCCGAGGACATCTCCGACGGGATGGCCGTGCTCCTCGGCGGCGATGGTCTCGGCGTTCCCTATGGCGCCTCCACCAGGGCGGGCGTCAAGGCCGGCGACATCACCTGCGTCTTCGGCTGCGGGCCGGTTGGTCTGGGCAACGTCCTCGTCCACGCTTATCTGGGCGCCTTCGTGATTGCCGTCGAACCCAGTGAGGCGCGCCGCAAACTCGCGCTGAAGATGGGTGCCTGGAAGGCCATCGACCCGACGGCTTGCGATGACCTGCGCGGCACCCTCAGGGCGCTGGCTGATGGCCTTGGTCCGGACAAGTGCTTTGAGTGCTCCGGTCGCCAGGACACTCTGGACACCGCCATGGACGTAACGCGCCCCGAGGGCACGATCATGCTGATCGGCCACGGCAAGCAGAGCATCGACCCGCAGAAGCTCATCATCAAGCACAACCACACCATGATGGGCAACTGGGTCGCGCATCCGGGCTGGTATCCCGGAATGCTGCAGATGGTGCGCGACGGCCTTGACCTCGGGCGTCTCATCACCGCGGTCTACCCCTACCAGGAGGCCCAGAAGGCCTACGACGAGATGCTCGCAGGCACCTGCGGCAAGATCATCCTCAAGTGGGCGTAGGCAAGGGTGGTCCTGAACCGGACTGAGCTGTGGGCACCGCCTGCGGGCGGTGCCCAGCCGCCTGAATCCCAGCACGACGAGATCTAGGAGGCCGACAATGGACGGAGAAGACCTGAGCTGTGAGGTGCTGATCCTCGGAGCCGGTCCTGCGGGATGCACTGCAGCGCTGTATGCGGCCCGGGCCGGACTCAGGACGGTCATCCTTAGCCCCAGCGAAGTGGGCGGGATGATGGCGAGTGCGCCCATCGTCGGCAACTTTCCGGGCCAGATCGAGCCAGTGCCCGGCCGCGAGATACTGACGAGGATCCGGCAGCAGGCTCTGAAGGCCGGCGCGGAACACGTGCTTGAAGCCGTCGTCGGCGCGAACCTCGGTGGGGAGATGAAGGAAGTCTACGCGGGTCCGAAGGTTCGCACAGCACCGGTGGTGATCATCGCGACGGGCGCCATGGCTCCCGCCAAGAAGGCGCCGGGCGAGCAGGAACTCCTCGGGCGTGGCGTCTGC
It encodes the following:
- a CDS encoding zinc-binding dehydrogenase; this encodes MKAVHLAGKGKIEIVEFPMPELKEDQVLVKVTASGVCGSEMGAVRSDSGHPMNPGHEVTGIIADPNGHPQWQEGDRVIIFTLQGCGDCAWCRSGRDTFCAQLKNPSAAHSEYCSSRAHAMVKVPEDISDGMAVLLGGDGLGVPYGASTRAGVKAGDITCVFGCGPVGLGNVLVHAYLGAFVIAVEPSEARRKLALKMGAWKAIDPTACDDLRGTLRALADGLGPDKCFECSGRQDTLDTAMDVTRPEGTIMLIGHGKQSIDPQKLIIKHNHTMMGNWVAHPGWYPGMLQMVRDGLDLGRLITAVYPYQEAQKAYDEMLAGTCGKIILKWA
- a CDS encoding thiamine pyrophosphate-binding protein yields the protein MNGAEQLVQMLKRHGVEQVFVLCGNGLNPFLLACNEAGLRLVDVRNEQAASYMADTWGAMTGRLGVVAVSAGPGHTNALTGLANAWWDGRPLLLLSGCSEGSDRGLGHFQELDQVAMAAPAAKYARLVERPEQLGSEVQKAIHLALSGRPGPTHLTITGDVMAGPVPDLPLSADRAPVGRVEARSAADAELVLQAAEILAKAQRPVVVTGSGCFYAGAGDVLRDFAAATDLPVFSLMWDRGCINEYWPQYVGPTTAECNGAFPLLAEADVVLTLGARVDFRLGYGRPPVCSPNATFLRVDVEPQEAYRGPGDLRIAADPRSFVSTLSVLMAGTDVQWADWLGELQLARADFVTRWDDKLCELDAPLPAPCIMRTIKPFLERDITFLLDGGNIGRWAHMMMWDRHPSFWHTCGTSGVVGWGIPGAVSAKLARPDQPLLLLSGDGSAGFTLGDIETALRFGTPYVAVVASDCAWGIVAECFPEECRSGSALGQIRFDKVAESLGARGIYIENGSQLGPAIEEGLASDTVTFLHVPVRLGGIDYWAKALEL